Proteins found in one Microcoleus sp. FACHB-831 genomic segment:
- the glp gene encoding gephyrin-like molybdotransferase Glp, which translates to MLPVNEAEALILNLVQPLDSQQDAEVVDLSSAAGRILATPVTSQLDFPHWDNSAMDGYAVRYADVQNCSAEQPAILEIVEEIPCGFEPQVTIQPGQAARILTGSMMPDGADTVVMQEVTKREGDRVVILTAPQPQAFVRHRAAFYQAGTPLLPAGIALNAPEIAVLAAAQCTELPVYRRPRVAILSTGDELVTPDQPLQPGKIVDSNQYALAAIVAQSGAIPLMMGIVRDEREALKEAIASAISTADIVLSTGGVSVGDYDYVEEILAQLGAEIHIRSVAVKPGKPLTVATFPQNRKMGSGAAENQLFINKPVLYFGIPGNPVSALVSFWRFVQPALRKLSGLSQGWEPIWVKARSLHDLRSDGKRESYLWGCLNLKDGDFEFQLAGGSHSSGNLINLANTNGLAVVPVGTTFIPAGEQVLVLKI; encoded by the coding sequence ATGTTGCCAGTTAATGAAGCAGAGGCACTTATTTTAAATTTGGTGCAACCTCTAGATAGTCAGCAAGATGCCGAAGTTGTAGACTTATCTTCCGCTGCGGGACGCATTCTGGCGACACCAGTGACAAGCCAGCTAGATTTTCCCCACTGGGATAATTCTGCGATGGATGGCTATGCCGTGCGTTACGCCGATGTGCAAAACTGTAGCGCCGAACAGCCAGCCATTTTAGAAATTGTCGAAGAAATTCCCTGTGGCTTTGAACCTCAAGTTACCATCCAACCAGGACAAGCTGCCCGCATTTTAACGGGTAGCATGATGCCAGATGGGGCGGATACGGTTGTAATGCAGGAAGTGACAAAGCGAGAAGGCGATCGCGTTGTCATATTAACAGCACCCCAGCCCCAAGCCTTTGTCCGTCACCGCGCCGCATTTTACCAAGCCGGAACGCCCCTACTACCTGCGGGCATAGCTCTCAACGCTCCAGAAATCGCCGTTTTAGCCGCAGCACAGTGTACTGAGCTACCAGTGTACCGACGCCCCCGCGTGGCAATTTTATCCACTGGCGATGAGTTAGTGACGCCAGACCAACCGCTGCAACCGGGAAAAATTGTAGACTCAAATCAATATGCTCTAGCTGCAATAGTCGCGCAAAGTGGCGCAATCCCACTGATGATGGGAATTGTGCGCGATGAGAGAGAAGCACTTAAGGAAGCGATCGCCAGCGCCATATCCACCGCTGATATAGTTTTATCCACTGGCGGCGTCTCGGTTGGCGATTACGACTATGTTGAGGAAATTCTCGCTCAACTAGGTGCTGAAATACACATCCGCTCTGTCGCCGTCAAACCAGGCAAACCTCTAACTGTTGCTACCTTCCCACAAAACAGGAAGATGGGGAGTGGCGCAGCAGAAAACCAATTATTCATTAACAAACCCGTGCTGTATTTTGGCATACCGGGGAATCCGGTTTCAGCATTAGTAAGTTTTTGGCGCTTTGTACAACCTGCTTTGAGAAAATTATCAGGTTTATCTCAAGGTTGGGAGCCAATTTGGGTAAAAGCGCGATCGCTTCATGATTTGCGTTCGGATGGCAAACGCGAAAGTTATCTGTGGGGCTGTCTAAACTTAAAAGACGGTGATTTTGAATTTCAACTAGCTGGTGGTAGCCACAGTTCTGGCAATTTAATTAATCTAGCTAATACCAATGGACTTGCCGTTGTGCCAGTCGGCACAACATTTATCCCCGCTGGCGAACAGGTACTGGTTTTAAAAATTTAG
- a CDS encoding serine/threonine-protein kinase: MSYCLNPACPNPQNPTDTEICRACNSKILLRDRYKVIRSLGQGGFGATFLAQDEGLPGEPCCVIKQLRPSTTAPQVLEMARELFAREARTLGKIGNHPQVPRLLDYFEDSQQFYLVQEYISGYTLQQEIKRDGPMSEAGVKQFLSEIIPVLEYIHSQQVIHRDIKPANMIRREQDRKLVLIDFGAVKNQVSQGGASSNSDQTALTAYAIGTPGFAPPEQMAMRPVYASDIYAVGVTCIYLLTGKSPKELEYDPKTGEMLWKKQVYISDHFADVMKKMLEVSVAHRFQCAEEVLRALDLEPYLDSLEQGLATKSKPSIRNPGYRQFHSGDLGPQTSPNANSSASSRLAQAAAIRARRAKMENTGTPQMHNGAGSGAFIGRNPTTSTLKNSNSSGKPKGPIKLDAPGVITAYAKGRRDFAQMDLSLLNLEKANLSGSIFHQTKLVKTNLQAADLANADFGRASLSKAILRDANLGRAYFNQADLEGADLRGADLSYAYLSNANIRGANLCGANLSNAKITEEQLATAKTNWATVLPSGKRGFW; encoded by the coding sequence ATGAGCTACTGCCTAAACCCAGCCTGTCCCAATCCCCAGAATCCGACGGATACCGAAATCTGTCGGGCGTGTAACTCTAAAATACTGTTGCGCGATCGCTACAAAGTTATAAGGTCGCTGGGTCAAGGGGGTTTCGGAGCCACCTTCTTGGCTCAGGATGAAGGGTTGCCCGGTGAACCCTGTTGCGTGATCAAGCAACTGCGACCATCGACAACTGCCCCCCAAGTTCTAGAAATGGCACGGGAGTTGTTTGCCCGAGAAGCCAGAACGCTCGGCAAAATTGGCAATCATCCCCAAGTACCAAGGCTCTTGGACTACTTTGAAGATAGCCAGCAATTTTATCTCGTGCAGGAATACATTAGCGGTTATACCCTACAGCAGGAGATTAAACGCGATGGCCCCATGAGCGAAGCTGGAGTCAAACAATTCTTGAGCGAAATCATCCCCGTTCTGGAATACATCCACAGCCAGCAGGTAATTCACCGGGACATCAAACCAGCAAACATGATTCGTCGCGAGCAAGACCGTAAACTGGTTTTGATTGACTTCGGAGCTGTCAAAAATCAGGTGAGTCAAGGTGGTGCCTCTAGCAATTCAGATCAGACAGCTTTGACAGCTTATGCGATTGGCACGCCAGGATTTGCGCCTCCAGAGCAGATGGCAATGCGCCCGGTATATGCCAGTGATATATATGCAGTTGGGGTTACTTGTATTTATCTATTAACGGGTAAATCACCCAAGGAATTAGAATACGATCCAAAAACGGGTGAAATGCTCTGGAAAAAGCAAGTTTATATCAGCGATCATTTTGCTGATGTGATGAAGAAAATGTTAGAGGTTTCAGTTGCTCACCGCTTTCAGTGTGCTGAGGAAGTTCTGAGAGCGCTTGATCTTGAACCCTATCTTGATAGTTTGGAGCAGGGCTTGGCGACCAAATCCAAACCCTCAATCCGCAATCCTGGCTATCGCCAATTCCACTCAGGCGATCTAGGACCGCAGACTTCCCCCAATGCAAACTCATCTGCCTCATCTAGATTGGCACAGGCAGCCGCGATACGGGCACGCCGCGCCAAGATGGAAAATACGGGAACTCCGCAGATGCATAACGGGGCTGGAAGCGGGGCTTTTATTGGTAGAAACCCAACAACTAGCACGTTGAAGAACAGCAATTCTTCAGGAAAGCCAAAAGGGCCCATAAAATTGGATGCGCCTGGTGTTATAACAGCGTATGCAAAGGGGCGCCGCGATTTTGCCCAGATGGATTTGAGCCTGCTAAACCTAGAAAAAGCAAATTTATCTGGGAGTATTTTTCACCAAACGAAGTTAGTTAAGACTAACTTACAGGCAGCAGACCTAGCTAATGCTGATTTTGGGCGCGCGAGTTTAAGTAAGGCCATTCTGCGAGATGCGAACTTGGGCAGAGCCTACTTTAATCAGGCCGATTTGGAAGGAGCCGATCTGCGAGGAGCGGATCTAAGCTATGCCTATCTCAGCAATGCCAACATTCGCGGAGCTAATCTATGTGGTGCGAATCTCAGCAATGCCAAAATTACTGAGGAACAGCTAGCAACGGCTAAAACAAATTGGGCAACAGTGTTACCCAGCGGTAAGCGTGGCTTTTGGTAA
- a CDS encoding peptidoglycan-binding protein, with protein MKLQDILAKSLKVSIGAIAADKELSKQIEIRLKELGLFGAPADGVFNKISIAALKKFQILTQSGEYDHLGSVTAKKLIETRSLPSTKIKLQNFLGTNLKYNYEAIATDKDLTKQIQVLLIGLELLDAPADGNFGPVSAAALRMFQELMQCGEPNYLGASTAEKLIEAKASDIPTPPLKLGTDLASCIVKYMQSQGYKIFQGPKQYNIVYLEGMNADGSLNKDTPNQFNDRRMVIQILNGIPGIIGNWEATTEPGDYYTYYPMNDGGAARVKFGQYKAWQVGIHGNAEPHEALVQVGNITVYRDFNKDFSRAGDNTDAGLFGINQHWGYDMAYNDVHNASAGCLVGRNREGHREFMRIVKQDKRYQANNDYMFYTAVIPGDEVVKKFPPK; from the coding sequence ATGAAATTGCAAGACATTCTGGCCAAAAGCCTGAAAGTAAGTATCGGTGCGATCGCTGCTGACAAAGAACTGTCCAAGCAGATCGAAATCCGGCTTAAAGAGTTGGGTCTTTTCGGTGCGCCCGCAGATGGAGTGTTTAACAAAATCTCTATAGCAGCATTAAAAAAGTTTCAAATACTAACGCAATCTGGAGAGTACGATCACCTTGGCTCGGTAACCGCCAAAAAATTAATTGAGACCAGGAGTTTACCCTCAACAAAAATAAAGCTGCAAAACTTCCTTGGGACAAACCTAAAATACAACTATGAGGCGATCGCTACTGACAAAGATCTTACTAAGCAAATCCAAGTTCTACTAATAGGATTAGAGCTGTTAGACGCGCCTGCTGATGGGAACTTTGGCCCTGTATCCGCAGCGGCTTTAAGGATGTTTCAAGAGCTGATGCAATGTGGCGAACCCAACTACCTCGGAGCTTCCACTGCTGAAAAACTGATTGAAGCCAAGGCAAGTGATATCCCGACGCCACCGCTGAAGTTGGGTACAGACTTGGCTAGCTGCATTGTCAAGTATATGCAGTCTCAGGGATACAAAATTTTTCAAGGCCCCAAACAGTACAATATTGTCTACCTTGAGGGGATGAATGCTGATGGCAGCCTCAACAAGGATACCCCCAACCAGTTCAACGACCGCCGCATGGTAATCCAGATCCTCAATGGCATCCCTGGTATAATCGGCAACTGGGAAGCAACAACGGAGCCTGGGGATTATTACACTTATTACCCTATGAACGACGGCGGAGCCGCCCGGGTTAAGTTCGGACAGTATAAAGCTTGGCAGGTAGGAATACACGGGAACGCCGAACCTCACGAGGCGCTGGTACAGGTTGGAAATATAACTGTTTACCGCGACTTTAATAAAGATTTCAGTCGCGCTGGCGATAATACAGACGCCGGACTTTTTGGTATAAACCAACACTGGGGTTACGATATGGCCTATAACGATGTCCATAATGCTAGTGCGGGATGCTTGGTAGGACGCAACAGAGAGGGACATCGGGAGTTTATGAGAATAGTCAAGCAGGATAAGCGTTATCAGGCGAATAATGACTATATGTTCTATACCGCCGTTATTCCTGGCGACGAAGTGGTTAAGAAGTTTCCCCCTAAGTAG